Proteins from one Arthrobacter sp. DNA4 genomic window:
- a CDS encoding polysaccharide deacetylase family protein, protein MIKSRSSLARRRAGLLTLGVAVWAMAAALLTPAAANAAVDNPAPTPLVSFTFDDGMQSALTQAAPTLKKYGLTGTSYVITNCVGMTAVPNTCRANTDVPYMTWDQITQLQNTYGWEIGSHTVDHQCLVSVGNDCQATKLTAAQVDAELANSRAALSAHGFNATALATPYGDYDMSALARIAKYYTSMRGFADVGNNIWPLGDLLLHNTPVQEITTTVSTLKAKVDEAIANKTWAIFTFHDVRPSPSQNPDDYQYGTAELDQLAAYVQTKVAAGQIRNVNVSKGLVTGSPNLLPNATFNNGIADGWRTDAPATITADAGTNGSYPDPAKSVKLVSGSAAGHLFSPKVPVSAANSYLYKAFLNVAAISSGEVGFYVDEYNAAGQWISGQFRKRENSRWVESMNFTYTPSSTSVASASLQVYVTGTGITAYLDNMQMMTLGAGSTTPSPNLVANGTFDAGIGSGWRTDSASTILADAANHGSPANPVNSVKMTATTANKHLFSPQVAVAAGSYKIASYLNITARTSGEMGFYIDEYNSAGQWISGQWKLGISTGGVTNVDLTYSPSSTAVAKASLQVIVQGNSGLQAYFDDVRWTKS, encoded by the coding sequence ATGATCAAATCCAGATCCAGCCTGGCGCGACGCCGCGCCGGGCTCCTGACCCTCGGGGTAGCCGTGTGGGCCATGGCCGCCGCGCTGCTGACCCCTGCGGCCGCGAACGCCGCCGTGGACAACCCTGCCCCAACTCCGCTCGTGTCCTTCACCTTCGACGACGGCATGCAAAGTGCTTTAACGCAGGCTGCCCCCACCCTTAAGAAGTACGGGCTCACCGGCACCAGTTACGTCATCACCAACTGCGTGGGGATGACCGCCGTGCCGAACACCTGCCGCGCCAACACCGACGTTCCCTATATGACGTGGGACCAGATCACCCAGTTGCAGAACACCTACGGCTGGGAGATCGGCTCGCACACCGTTGACCATCAGTGCCTTGTCAGTGTGGGCAACGACTGCCAGGCCACCAAGCTGACGGCCGCCCAGGTGGACGCCGAGCTGGCCAACAGCAGGGCCGCTTTGTCGGCCCACGGGTTCAACGCCACTGCCCTGGCCACGCCCTACGGCGACTACGACATGTCGGCGCTCGCCCGCATAGCAAAGTACTACACCTCGATGCGCGGCTTCGCGGACGTGGGCAACAACATCTGGCCGCTCGGCGACCTGCTGCTCCACAACACTCCGGTGCAGGAAATCACCACCACGGTCTCCACGCTGAAGGCCAAGGTTGACGAGGCAATCGCCAACAAGACGTGGGCCATCTTCACGTTCCACGACGTCAGGCCCTCGCCGAGCCAGAACCCGGATGACTACCAGTACGGAACGGCTGAGCTGGACCAGCTGGCAGCGTATGTGCAGACCAAAGTGGCAGCCGGGCAGATCAGGAACGTCAATGTCAGCAAGGGCCTGGTAACCGGCAGCCCCAACCTCCTGCCGAACGCGACGTTCAATAACGGCATCGCCGACGGTTGGCGCACGGACGCCCCGGCCACGATCACCGCGGACGCCGGGACCAACGGGAGCTACCCGGATCCTGCCAAATCGGTGAAGCTGGTGTCGGGTTCCGCTGCGGGCCACCTGTTCTCGCCAAAGGTTCCGGTGTCGGCGGCCAACAGCTACCTGTACAAGGCCTTCCTCAACGTGGCGGCAATCTCCTCCGGAGAAGTGGGCTTCTACGTGGACGAGTACAACGCGGCCGGGCAGTGGATTTCCGGGCAGTTCCGCAAGCGGGAAAACAGCCGTTGGGTGGAGTCGATGAACTTCACCTACACTCCCAGCTCCACCAGCGTGGCGTCTGCCAGCCTGCAGGTCTACGTGACCGGCACCGGCATCACGGCGTACCTGGACAACATGCAGATGATGACGCTCGGGGCCGGCTCCACCACGCCGTCGCCCAACCTCGTGGCAAACGGCACGTTTGATGCCGGAATCGGCTCGGGCTGGCGGACAGACTCCGCATCCACCATCCTGGCTGACGCAGCCAACCACGGAAGCCCGGCCAACCCGGTGAACTCGGTTAAGATGACCGCCACCACGGCCAACAAACACCTGTTCTCCCCGCAGGTGGCGGTGGCAGCCGGCAGCTACAAGATCGCCAGCTACCTCAACATCACGGCGCGGACCAGCGGCGAGATGGGCTTTTACATTGACGAATACAACTCGGCCGGGCAGTGGATCTCCGGGCAGTGGAAGCTTGGGATCTCAACCGGCGGCGTGACCAATGTGGACCTGACGTACTCGCCGAGCAGCACCGCCGTGGCGAAGGCGAGCCTGCAGGTGATCGTCCAGGGCAATTCGGGACTGCAGGCGTACTTCGACGACGTCCGCTGGACCAAGTCCTAG
- a CDS encoding polysaccharide deacetylase family protein: MPPRRRRVRQVLLNPLVVIAVLVLLITAGWFMYTGRIGTFAQARPGANLLPALFPGIAAPTATPGPSPSAGTSVAPAGGWTAGHSGDAKTSLELVQGQMGAQALKLDIPQYASGDVTLTSPRVDVAPGKTYFFKVYATTEADFRLLVRKYHRDGSASLEQLRNPVERPGTTAFTVSDAFNSGDTVAAVEYVFRFASVGTARVEGAYLEAADDVQPPAPATVGPNVIPNPGFAGTQPNQPAFWSPYSSGTSTVESGRGEDGRGSFLWTRVGNYQNGEAKWQYQPIPVTPDRYFRFGAAYKADREVDVVAEFELAGGGRTFKNLETVPPAGEWTTISEAFQVPDGAATAMVTLVAHGNGTTAVRDYSLTDITRPGPLRWNQPTVSITFDDGWQSVYDRALPLLDKHGFKSTQYVNASSIETPNFITGAEVQQLHQAGHEIAAHSYQHVDLTSVGAERLDEELRKSEEALAAAGLPTDDLAPPYGRSDAQVDWYAAKYFKVMRGTDDGINTRQNINPHDLKVLYVTDATTPDTLKEALAEAKRSNGWLILVYHQIAAPDASGTQKNTIAADKSTITSDVLATQLQLIDESGIQVKPVAQAFEQLQGP, translated from the coding sequence GTGCCGCCTAGGCGCCGGCGGGTCCGCCAGGTCCTGCTGAATCCGCTCGTGGTCATCGCGGTCCTGGTCCTCCTGATCACCGCAGGGTGGTTCATGTATACGGGCAGGATCGGCACCTTCGCCCAGGCGCGGCCCGGAGCCAACCTGCTCCCGGCGCTCTTTCCCGGCATTGCCGCACCGACGGCGACACCCGGCCCGTCGCCGTCGGCCGGTACTTCGGTAGCACCTGCAGGCGGCTGGACCGCCGGCCACAGCGGGGACGCGAAGACCTCCCTCGAACTGGTGCAGGGACAGATGGGCGCCCAGGCGCTGAAGCTCGACATCCCGCAGTACGCCTCGGGCGACGTCACCCTCACCAGCCCGCGCGTGGACGTGGCTCCCGGCAAGACCTACTTCTTCAAGGTGTACGCCACCACGGAAGCGGATTTCCGGCTGCTGGTGCGGAAATACCACAGGGATGGCTCCGCCAGCCTGGAGCAGCTGCGGAACCCGGTCGAGCGGCCCGGTACCACCGCGTTCACGGTGAGTGATGCCTTCAACAGCGGCGACACCGTCGCGGCAGTGGAGTACGTCTTCCGCTTCGCCTCAGTGGGCACCGCACGTGTGGAAGGCGCCTACCTTGAGGCAGCGGACGACGTCCAGCCCCCGGCACCCGCAACGGTGGGCCCGAACGTGATCCCCAACCCGGGGTTCGCCGGTACCCAGCCGAACCAGCCGGCCTTCTGGTCCCCCTATTCCTCCGGGACGTCAACGGTGGAATCCGGGCGCGGCGAGGATGGGCGCGGAAGCTTCCTCTGGACCCGCGTCGGAAATTACCAGAACGGGGAGGCGAAGTGGCAGTACCAGCCCATCCCGGTGACCCCGGACCGCTACTTCAGGTTCGGCGCGGCCTACAAGGCGGACCGCGAGGTGGATGTGGTGGCCGAGTTCGAGCTTGCGGGCGGAGGACGCACCTTCAAGAACCTGGAGACCGTGCCGCCGGCAGGGGAGTGGACCACCATCAGCGAGGCATTCCAGGTCCCCGACGGCGCGGCCACCGCGATGGTCACCCTGGTTGCACATGGGAACGGGACCACCGCCGTCCGCGACTATTCGTTGACGGACATCACCAGGCCCGGGCCGTTGCGGTGGAACCAGCCCACGGTCTCGATCACGTTCGACGACGGGTGGCAGTCCGTGTACGACCGGGCGCTGCCCCTGCTGGACAAGCATGGCTTCAAGTCCACCCAGTACGTCAACGCCAGCTCTATCGAAACGCCGAACTTCATCACGGGCGCCGAGGTCCAGCAGCTGCACCAGGCGGGACATGAAATCGCAGCCCACTCCTACCAGCACGTCGACCTCACCTCCGTGGGGGCGGAGCGGCTGGATGAGGAGCTGCGCAAGAGTGAGGAAGCGCTGGCCGCGGCCGGCCTTCCCACTGATGACCTGGCACCGCCGTACGGACGCTCCGACGCCCAGGTGGACTGGTACGCGGCTAAGTACTTCAAGGTCATGCGGGGGACGGATGACGGGATCAACACCAGGCAAAACATCAACCCGCATGACCTGAAGGTCCTGTACGTGACCGACGCAACCACGCCGGACACCCTGAAGGAAGCGCTCGCCGAGGCTAAGCGGTCCAACGGCTGGCTCATCCTGGTCTACCACCAGATCGCTGCCCCCGACGCGTCGGGGACCCAGAAGAACACTATTGCGGCGGACAAGAGCACCATCACCAGCGACGTCCTCGCAACCCAGCTGCAGCTCATCGACGAAAGCGGCATCCAAGTGAAACCGGTCGCCCAGGCGTTCGAGCAGTTGCAGGGCCCGTGA
- a CDS encoding glycosyltransferase, with protein sequence MDIALLVFWLFAGVSILYVVHFGLYLAGANFYDIWQQRRKGLSGIRLPTPYQPECAATATWTRRALPEVPGLVSIVIAAHNEEAVIVRTLDSIRRSTYPFFEVFVADDASGDLTGRLVRDYQLRHPAMHLRIVRMHRNVGKGAALNSVLRRFARGQFVMTLDADSVIQPDAITRALSYFDDPYVAGVAANVQIMEETTALGILQRFEHMIGYRSKKLYSLLNCEFVVGGVASTYRMRVLRKVDFYDTDTVTEDIGLSAKITHLGNRRFRMVYGADVVAKTEGVLTFRALAKQRYRWKYGSIQNLIKYRSMTLNPSRRYSRTLAYYRMPTAVLSEFTLLVSPLAWTYAVYWSLATYTPALIIGSYATITAYTLLTVLMDENLSPRERTRLCMYAPTAYFLFYIMDLVQLAAAVRCIARSPGLVRRPVINTWKSPQRAGSVAVISRAA encoded by the coding sequence ATGGATATCGCGCTCTTGGTCTTTTGGCTCTTCGCGGGCGTCAGCATCCTTTACGTTGTGCACTTCGGCCTCTACCTGGCGGGTGCCAACTTCTACGACATATGGCAACAGCGGCGCAAGGGACTCAGCGGGATCCGGCTTCCCACCCCCTACCAGCCCGAATGCGCGGCGACGGCCACGTGGACCCGGCGGGCGCTCCCCGAGGTACCCGGGCTGGTCTCCATTGTCATTGCCGCCCACAACGAGGAAGCCGTGATTGTCCGGACCCTGGACTCCATCCGGCGCAGCACCTACCCGTTCTTTGAAGTCTTCGTAGCGGATGACGCCTCCGGTGACCTCACCGGCCGGCTGGTCCGTGATTACCAGCTGCGCCACCCCGCCATGCACCTGCGGATCGTGCGGATGCACCGGAACGTGGGCAAGGGCGCGGCGCTCAACTCGGTGCTCCGCAGGTTCGCGCGCGGCCAGTTCGTCATGACGCTCGACGCCGACTCGGTCATCCAGCCGGACGCCATCACCCGGGCGCTGTCCTACTTCGACGACCCGTACGTCGCCGGCGTGGCGGCGAACGTCCAAATCATGGAGGAGACCACGGCGCTCGGCATCCTGCAACGGTTTGAGCACATGATCGGCTACCGCTCCAAGAAGCTCTACTCGCTGCTGAACTGCGAGTTCGTGGTGGGTGGGGTGGCCTCCACCTACCGGATGCGCGTGCTGCGCAAGGTGGACTTCTACGACACGGACACCGTGACCGAGGACATCGGCCTGAGTGCAAAAATCACCCACTTGGGCAACCGGCGCTTCCGCATGGTCTACGGCGCGGACGTGGTGGCAAAGACCGAGGGGGTCCTCACCTTCCGTGCCCTGGCCAAGCAGCGCTACCGCTGGAAGTACGGAAGCATCCAGAACCTCATCAAGTACCGCAGCATGACGCTGAACCCCAGCCGCCGGTACAGCCGCACCCTGGCCTACTACCGGATGCCCACGGCCGTGCTGAGCGAATTCACGCTGCTCGTCTCGCCCCTGGCCTGGACGTATGCGGTCTATTGGTCGCTGGCCACCTACACTCCGGCACTGATCATCGGGTCCTACGCCACCATCACCGCCTACACGCTGCTGACAGTCCTGATGGACGAAAACCTCTCACCCCGGGAACGCACCAGGCTGTGCATGTACGCGCCAACCGCCTATTTCCTGTTCTACATCATGGACCTGGTCCAGCTCGCGGCAGCGGTCCGGTGCATCGCCCGTTCACCAGGGCTGGTGCGGCGCCCTGTGATCAACACCTGGAAATCTCCGCAGCGTGCCGGCAGCGTGGCGGTGATAAGCCGTGCCGCCTAG
- the gabT gene encoding 4-aminobutyrate--2-oxoglutarate transaminase gives MTTTAADITYRLEQKRNVQADFPGPKSVALTERRKSVVAAGVASSVPVYVADADGGIIHDVDGNSFIDLGSGIAVTSVGASDPAVVGAVKEAVEHFTHTCFMVTPYEGYVAVAEQLNRLTPGDHEKRTVLFNSGAEAVENAVKVARLATGRDAVVAFDHAYHGRTNLTMALTAKAMPYKTNFGPFAPEVYRMPMSYPYREENPSITGAEAAKRAITMIEKQIGGDQVAAIIIEPIQGEGGFIVPAEGFLPALAAWAKEKGIVFIADEVQSGFCRTGEWFAVNHEGIVPDIMTMAKGIAGGMPLSAITGRADLLDAVHPGGLGGTYGGNPVACAAALASIGSMEEYDLNGRARHIESIATARLRELQSELAGAGTAVIGDVRGRGAMLAIELVQAGTKEPNPELTKAVAAACLKEGVIILTCGTYGNVIRLLPPLVITDELLADGLEVLAAAIKANA, from the coding sequence ATGACCACCACCGCAGCAGACATCACCTACCGCCTGGAGCAGAAGCGCAACGTCCAGGCCGACTTCCCGGGTCCCAAGTCCGTCGCACTGACCGAACGCCGCAAGTCCGTGGTGGCCGCCGGCGTCGCCTCCAGCGTCCCGGTCTACGTTGCAGACGCCGACGGCGGCATCATCCACGACGTCGACGGCAACTCCTTCATCGACCTGGGCTCAGGCATCGCCGTGACCAGCGTGGGTGCCTCCGACCCCGCCGTCGTGGGCGCCGTCAAGGAAGCCGTGGAGCACTTCACCCACACGTGCTTCATGGTCACCCCCTACGAGGGCTACGTGGCCGTTGCCGAGCAGCTGAACCGCCTCACCCCGGGCGACCACGAAAAGCGCACCGTCCTGTTCAACTCCGGTGCCGAGGCAGTGGAAAACGCCGTCAAGGTGGCCCGCCTGGCAACCGGCCGGGACGCCGTCGTCGCCTTCGACCACGCCTACCACGGCCGCACCAACCTGACCATGGCATTGACCGCCAAGGCCATGCCGTACAAGACCAACTTCGGCCCGTTCGCGCCCGAGGTCTACCGCATGCCCATGAGCTACCCGTACCGCGAGGAAAACCCCTCGATCACCGGCGCAGAGGCAGCAAAGCGCGCCATCACCATGATCGAGAAGCAGATCGGCGGCGACCAGGTTGCCGCGATCATCATCGAGCCCATCCAGGGCGAGGGCGGCTTCATCGTCCCGGCCGAAGGCTTCCTGCCCGCGCTGGCCGCATGGGCCAAGGAGAAGGGCATCGTCTTCATCGCAGATGAGGTCCAGTCCGGCTTCTGCCGCACGGGCGAATGGTTCGCCGTCAACCACGAAGGCATCGTCCCGGACATCATGACGATGGCCAAGGGCATCGCCGGCGGCATGCCGCTGTCTGCCATCACCGGCCGCGCCGACCTCCTGGACGCCGTGCACCCCGGCGGCCTGGGCGGCACCTACGGCGGCAACCCCGTGGCCTGTGCAGCAGCCCTGGCCTCGATCGGATCCATGGAGGAGTACGACCTGAACGGCCGTGCCCGCCACATTGAATCCATCGCCACGGCGCGCCTGCGGGAGCTGCAGTCCGAACTGGCCGGCGCCGGGACCGCCGTGATCGGCGACGTCCGCGGCCGCGGGGCCATGCTCGCCATCGAGCTCGTCCAGGCCGGTACCAAGGAACCCAACCCGGAGCTGACCAAGGCTGTCGCAGCCGCCTGCCTGAAGGAAGGCGTCATCATCCTCACCTGCGGCACCTACGGCAACGTCATCCGCCTGCTGCCCCCGCTGGTCATCACCGATGAACTGCTCGCGGACGGCTTGGAAGTCCTCGCCGCAGCCATCAAGGCCAACGCCTAG
- a CDS encoding gamma-aminobutyraldehyde dehydrogenase has product MVQTLQNFINGKFVTPAGTTLLDVVNPTNGEVVAQAPVSVQADVDAAMTAAKDAFRTWKHVTPGQRQLMLLKLADAIEANSDELVEAQHRNTGQVRSLIASEEVAAGADQLRFFAGAARILEGKSAGEYFEGHTSYVRREPIGVVAQVAPWNYPFLMAIWKIGPALAAGNTVVLKPSDTTPESTLVLARLAGDILPAGVLNVVLGTGETGAMMVEHKVPGLVSITGSVRAGIAVASGAAKGLKRAHLELGGKAPAIVFADADIKKSAAAIAEFAFFNAGQDCTAITRVLVQDSVHDDVVAAMVEHTRTLHTGSQNDEDNYFGPLNNVNHFNAVASVVENLPANCRIETGGHRAGEKGYFFEPTIITGAKQTDDVVQKETFGPVITVQKFSTEEEAVALANDVDYALASSVWTTNHGTAMRLSRDLDFGAVWINTHILLTAEMPHGGFKQSGYGKDLSMYGVEDYTRIKHVMSALDA; this is encoded by the coding sequence GTGGTCCAAACCTTGCAGAACTTCATCAACGGGAAGTTCGTCACCCCCGCCGGCACCACCCTGCTGGACGTGGTCAACCCCACCAACGGGGAAGTGGTGGCGCAGGCCCCCGTTTCCGTGCAGGCGGATGTGGATGCGGCCATGACGGCAGCCAAGGACGCCTTCAGGACCTGGAAGCACGTCACCCCGGGCCAGCGCCAGCTGATGCTGCTCAAGCTTGCCGACGCCATCGAGGCCAACAGCGACGAACTCGTCGAAGCCCAGCACCGCAACACCGGCCAGGTCCGCTCCCTCATCGCCTCCGAGGAAGTGGCTGCCGGCGCCGACCAGCTGCGCTTCTTCGCCGGTGCCGCCCGCATCCTGGAGGGGAAGTCCGCCGGCGAGTACTTTGAAGGCCACACCTCCTACGTCCGCCGCGAACCCATCGGCGTCGTAGCCCAGGTGGCCCCGTGGAACTACCCCTTCCTGATGGCCATCTGGAAGATTGGTCCCGCGCTCGCGGCCGGCAACACCGTGGTCCTCAAGCCCTCCGACACCACCCCCGAGTCCACGCTGGTCCTGGCCCGCCTGGCCGGCGACATCCTGCCCGCGGGCGTCCTGAACGTGGTCCTGGGCACCGGCGAAACCGGTGCCATGATGGTGGAGCACAAGGTCCCCGGCCTGGTGTCCATCACGGGATCTGTCCGCGCGGGAATCGCGGTGGCTTCCGGCGCCGCCAAGGGTCTCAAGCGCGCCCACCTGGAGCTCGGCGGCAAGGCCCCGGCCATCGTCTTCGCGGACGCGGACATCAAGAAGAGCGCGGCGGCCATCGCCGAGTTCGCGTTCTTCAACGCCGGCCAGGACTGCACGGCCATCACCCGGGTGCTGGTACAGGATTCCGTGCACGACGACGTCGTGGCAGCCATGGTGGAACACACCCGGACCCTGCACACCGGTTCGCAGAACGACGAAGACAACTACTTCGGCCCGCTGAACAACGTGAACCACTTCAACGCCGTGGCCTCCGTGGTGGAGAACCTGCCGGCCAACTGCCGGATCGAAACGGGTGGACACCGCGCAGGGGAGAAGGGCTACTTCTTCGAACCCACCATCATCACCGGCGCCAAGCAGACCGACGACGTGGTGCAGAAGGAAACATTCGGCCCCGTCATCACCGTCCAGAAGTTCAGCACCGAGGAAGAAGCCGTGGCCCTGGCAAACGACGTGGACTACGCGCTGGCCTCCAGCGTCTGGACCACCAACCACGGCACGGCCATGCGGTTGAGCCGTGACCTGGACTTCGGCGCCGTCTGGATCAACACCCACATCCTCCTTACCGCCGAAATGCCGCACGGCGGCTTCAAGCAGTCCGGCTACGGCAAGGACCTCTCCATGTACGGCGTGGAGGACTACACGCGCATCAAGCACGTGATGTCCGCCCTCGACGCCTGA
- a CDS encoding PucR family transcriptional regulator → MAISLAALVGVTSLKLSKAGVAETTWNQDINWVAVTELEDPQRFLNGGELVLTTGLRLRSAPEQRRFVRQVQRAGAVGIGFGVGLSHEAVPPALLAEANRWGLPVVEVPYETPFIAITKLVADAQSADHYAKLERLIAGHQVLARALLTGGGLAELLKNLGGMLRTDVALTQFTAQLYNSGSTHPSADTWSSYPVPTGRRDACTLWVRQPFEDTGIIGYAQNLISVELNNMVKQRQAQRALCGQVLEDVIHGALETSEAQRRLAGVGVNSTRKNVVLLAVSAAHGKALGSTSVPQELEKAVAAVVGKDLVLVVNDDGGTAPALARKLSDHLAEAGIHATIGIGGAYTKPNGLRWSYFEARDAASHGLPVNEPERLSLTSLLLASEDVPLADMAHESLNPLRAFDAAHGSELMSTLESYLNNNGSVAAVAEELTLHRNTVRYRLAQITELTGYDPSVTADRVQLWLALAVARLSARQGK, encoded by the coding sequence ATGGCCATTTCCCTTGCTGCCCTGGTGGGCGTGACCTCCTTGAAGCTGTCCAAGGCGGGCGTGGCGGAGACTACCTGGAACCAGGACATCAACTGGGTGGCCGTGACGGAACTCGAGGATCCGCAGCGGTTCCTCAACGGCGGGGAATTGGTGCTCACCACCGGCCTGCGGCTGCGGTCCGCGCCGGAGCAGCGCCGCTTTGTGCGGCAGGTGCAGCGGGCCGGCGCGGTGGGCATCGGGTTCGGTGTGGGGCTGTCGCATGAGGCGGTGCCGCCGGCCCTCCTGGCAGAGGCCAACCGGTGGGGCCTGCCGGTGGTGGAAGTGCCTTACGAAACCCCGTTCATCGCCATCACCAAGCTGGTGGCGGACGCCCAGTCGGCTGACCACTACGCCAAGCTGGAACGGCTCATTGCCGGGCACCAGGTGCTGGCCCGGGCGCTGCTGACCGGCGGCGGGCTCGCAGAGCTGCTGAAGAACCTGGGCGGCATGCTGCGCACCGACGTAGCGCTGACCCAGTTCACGGCGCAGTTGTACAACAGCGGCAGCACCCACCCGTCGGCCGATACCTGGTCCAGCTACCCCGTGCCCACGGGCCGGCGCGATGCCTGCACGCTGTGGGTCCGCCAGCCCTTCGAGGACACCGGCATCATCGGTTACGCGCAGAACCTGATCAGCGTGGAGCTGAACAACATGGTCAAGCAACGCCAGGCCCAGCGCGCCCTGTGCGGCCAGGTACTGGAGGACGTGATCCACGGGGCATTGGAGACCAGCGAGGCCCAGCGCCGCCTGGCCGGGGTGGGCGTGAACAGCACCCGCAAGAACGTGGTGCTGCTGGCCGTATCGGCCGCCCATGGGAAGGCGTTGGGGAGCACCTCAGTGCCGCAGGAGCTGGAGAAGGCGGTTGCCGCCGTCGTGGGCAAGGACCTGGTGCTGGTAGTCAATGACGACGGCGGGACGGCGCCGGCGCTGGCACGGAAGCTGAGCGACCACCTCGCCGAGGCCGGGATCCACGCCACGATCGGCATCGGCGGGGCGTACACCAAGCCCAACGGCCTGCGCTGGAGCTACTTCGAAGCCCGCGACGCCGCCAGCCATGGGCTGCCGGTCAACGAACCGGAACGGCTCAGCCTGACATCGCTGCTGCTGGCCAGCGAGGATGTCCCGCTGGCGGACATGGCGCACGAGTCCCTGAACCCGCTGCGGGCCTTCGATGCCGCGCACGGCTCGGAGCTGATGTCCACGCTGGAGAGCTACCTGAACAACAACGGCTCGGTGGCTGCGGTGGCGGAAGAGCTCACGCTGCACCGCAACACGGTCCGGTACCGGCTGGCGCAGATCACCGAGCTCACCGGCTATGACCCCTCCGTCACCGCAGACCGGGTGCAGCTGTGGCTGGCCCTGGCCGTGGCCCGGTTGTCCGCCCGGCAGGGCAAGTAG
- a CDS encoding CHAD domain-containing protein, whose amino-acid sequence MAAQIDQILASDAAVRGEEPEAIHNMRSATRRIRSVLAAYAKLYRASPVRKLRSELKWLGQLLGQPRDAEVLRSRLRDQLGGLQPGDGTAGATARVEQRTGGDYDAGYRLLLEALGSGRYFRLLDKLEDFRDNPPVRADAVAPGRRAAAKAVDKAARRLERSRKAVKGARRGRGQELALHRVRKDAKRLRHVAESAALVHGKRAGKVAKAARRQQKVLGQFQDAVVARDLLADIAAEYSEPATAGIYAELLSQQEERMLAARAGYRKARKKSRDLLGHGVL is encoded by the coding sequence GTGGCCGCACAGATCGACCAGATCCTCGCCAGCGACGCCGCCGTCCGGGGGGAGGAGCCGGAGGCCATCCACAACATGCGGTCCGCCACGCGCCGGATCCGCTCCGTCCTGGCAGCGTACGCCAAGCTCTACCGGGCATCGCCGGTGCGCAAACTGCGGAGCGAGCTGAAGTGGCTGGGCCAGCTGCTCGGCCAGCCGCGCGACGCCGAGGTCCTGCGGTCCCGGCTCCGTGACCAGTTGGGCGGGCTGCAGCCGGGGGATGGTACCGCCGGGGCCACGGCACGGGTGGAGCAGCGCACGGGCGGGGACTATGACGCCGGGTACCGGCTCCTGCTGGAAGCCCTGGGCTCGGGGCGCTATTTCCGGCTCCTGGACAAGCTCGAGGATTTCCGCGACAACCCGCCGGTGCGCGCCGACGCGGTGGCCCCGGGACGCCGGGCGGCCGCGAAAGCCGTGGACAAGGCCGCCAGGCGGCTGGAGCGCTCCCGCAAAGCGGTCAAGGGCGCGCGGCGCGGCAGGGGCCAGGAACTTGCCCTCCACCGGGTGCGCAAGGATGCCAAGCGGCTGCGCCACGTGGCTGAATCAGCGGCCCTGGTGCACGGCAAGCGTGCGGGCAAGGTGGCCAAGGCCGCCCGCCGGCAGCAGAAGGTCCTGGGCCAGTTCCAGGACGCCGTGGTGGCCCGCGACCTGCTGGCAGACATCGCCGCGGAGTACAGCGAGCCCGCCACGGCAGGCATTTACGCGGAGCTGCTCAGCCAGCAGGAAGAACGGATGCTGGCGGCCCGGGCCGGGTACCGGAAGGCCAGGAAGAAGTCGCGCGACCTCTTGGGCCACGGCGTCCTCTGA